The DNA region CGTTTGAGCAGATACCCGCCGCGCAGGTATCGAGCGTGCACGGGTCGCCGTCGTTGCAGTTCACCTGGCTGCACGCGCAACCTTCAGCATTGACCGGCTGCTCCGCCGGTGTGTCCGCACACACGTCGTCGCAGTCGTCCACGCCGTCGCCGTCGGGATCCCGCTGGCTGCACGAGCAGCCGTCGGCGTCCGGCTCCTCGCCGGGAGGCGTACCGGGACATTCGTCGTTGACGTTGCAGACGCCATCGCTGTCCGCGTCCTGGAAGACGTTCGAGCAGGTGCCCGCCGCGCAGGTATCGAGCGTGCACGGGTTGCCGTCGTCGCAGTTCACCTGGCTGCACGCGCAGCCTTGAGCATTGACCGGCTGCCCGGCCGGCGTGTCCGCGCAGGCGTCGTCGCATTCGTCAACGCCGTCGTTGTCGAAGTCAAACTGACTGCACGAACAACCGTCGCTGTCGACTTCCTCGCCGAGCGGTGTATCGGGGCATTCATCGTTGGCGTCACAGACCCCATCGCTGTCCGCGTCCTGGAAGACGTTCGAGCAGATGCCCGCCGCGCAGGTATCGAGCGTGCACGGGTTGCTGTCGTTGCAATTCACCTGGCTGCAGGCGCAGCCCTGCGCGTTGACCGGCTGCCCGGCCGGCGTGCTCGCACATTGGTCGTCGCAATCGTCCACGCCGTCACTGTCGGGATCTCGCTGGCTGCACGAACAGCCGTTGGCGTCCGGCTCTTCGTTGGGAGGCGTATTCGGGCATTGGTCATTGGCGTCACAAACTTCATCGCTGTCCGCATCCTGGAAGACATTCGAGCAGATGCCGGCTTCGCACGTATCGAGCGTACACGCGTCGCCGTCGTTGCAATTTACCTGGCTGCACCCGCAGCCTTGAGCATTGACCGATTCCTTGGCGGGTGTGTCCGCGCAGTCGTCGTTGCAATCGTCCACGCCGTCGTTGTCGGGATCACGCTGGCTGCACGAGCAGCCGTCGGCATCCGCCTCTTCATCCAACGGCGTTTCGGGGCATTCGTCTTCGCAGTTGTCGACCCCGTCGCTGTCGGCATCGAGCTGGCTGCACGAGCACCCGTTGGAATCCGCATCCTCTTCGGAAGGTGTGCCCGGACAGGCGTCGACGTCGCCGCAGACGCCGTCGCTGTCCGCATCGTTGTCGGGGTCGTGCGGACAGGCGTCTGCACTGTCGCAAGAGCCGTCGTTATCGGAATCGTCGAAAAAGTCCTCCGGGCAGGGATCGACGCAATCCAGGACGCCATCCTCGTCCGCGTCGCCGACATCGGGAACTCCGCAGCCGCAGACTCCTGGAGCGCTCTTCAACGGATCGTCTACACAGCCGTCCTGCGGACAGGTGTTCGCGGGGAACCCGGGATTGCCGAAGCCGTCGTCGTCGGTGTCGGTGCAGGTATCGACGCAGTTGAGTATGCCGTCCTCGTCCGCGTCACCGGTGTCCGGCTTGCCGCAGCCGCAGATTCCCGGCTCCTGTTTGTTGACGTCGTTCGGGCAGCCGTCGCAGGGATTGATGAATCCATCGTGGTCCGTGTCGGCTTGACACTCGTCGGGCACGGTATTCGAATCGCAGTCGTCGCTCTCGCCTCCCGCAATGTCGACCGCGTCGTTTATGCCGTTGCGATTGCAGTCGATGATGTTGGGCGCGGGCTCAAAGGGCGGCGGAATGTCGAAGACCAGCGTATCGCCGTTTTGGAAGTCCTCTCCAAAGCGAAACACGCGGGCCGCCAACAGGTCGCCGACGACCGCGAGCGAATTCAAATCGGATTCGTTGGCGACTTGAGCCCGAACGATGATGGTGTCGGCCAGCGTTACGATGCCTACCGCGCTCGACGCCGGTCCGGCCGGCGGCAAAAAGCGCTGCGTATGACGGACCTGATCGTCGACGAGGACATAGGTCTCCTCGACCGCCACCGGAAGGCCGGAGAGATTGTTGACCTGCAGCTTCACCAGGCCGGCGTTATCCGGAATCTCCACCCCACCCGGTGGGACGTCGCAGGTCAGGCCCCCGAATGCGCCCACCAGGGCAACGGCGCACCCCAGCGCGGACAGCATGGCGAATAATCGTTTCATATCATCCTTTGGAGGCAATCCGTCCCCACCGCGCGAACGCGCGAACTGTTAACGGCCTGGGATAATGACTGCCTTCGCTCCCTGTAAAATCATCCCGCCGATAATTATCAAATATGATACCCGAAACAGGCAAATATTTTTAGACTATTTTTGGGGGGACACCAAGCGGGGCGGGCCGTTTTTGCCCGTCGACATTGCGGAAAGACCCCCTTCGACCCCCGGAAACCGCTCGGCAGGCCCGCCCCCGCCCAAAAGCTCCTTCGCGACCGAATTCTGCAACGTTCCTATAAGTTCATTCACGATTCGGGCTGTCAGGGCTTCGCTGACGGATCCAAGCCCCAGGCACTCTTCCAGGCAGATCGGGGCCATCGCCCCGGGCGGCAGCGGACGGTCGGCGATTCGCGTATTGATCCCAACGCCGACAATCAGTGATTTCAACTCGCCGGACTCGATTTCGCATTCCGTGAGGATTCCCCCGAGTTTCCGGCAGTGAACGATCAGGTCATTGATGGGCCTAAGCCGAATCGCCGTGAGCCCGGTGATCTTCCGTAAGGCCTCGGCGCACGCAAGCCCAGCGGCAGTGGTTACGCCTCGTAGGTCGGCGGACGCGGGCCCGGCCTGCGTATAAACGACCGACAGATAGATCCCGGCGTCCCTTGGCGAAACCCAGGTTCGACCGTGCGTGCCGCGGCCGGCGGTCTGCTCGCGGGCCAGAACATGGCCTCGGCCGCACAGACGGCCCTCAGCGATGAGCCGTCTGGCGGCGTCGTTGGTCGAGTCCACGCTGTCGAAGTGAAACTCCTGCATACGCCAGATGATAATCTCAAAGGGAAGTGCCATATAATGCCGTCATGCCCGGATCGAGCGCCGCTGTAAATCAACCATCCCCGCGAGGCCCCTGGTATCAGCGGGGGCTTCGATTTACCTGTACGCAGTGCGGAAACTGTTGCACGGGAGCGCCCGGATGGGTCTTCCTGAACCAGGAGGAGATCGAGAAGATTGCCGCGTTTCTCGGCCGGCCGGGGCAGGGGTTGGGCCCCGAACACCTGCGCCGCGTTGGCCGGCGATTCTCGCTGACGGAGGACAAGAAGAACGGCGACTGCTGTTTCTTGAAGACC from Phycisphaerae bacterium includes:
- a CDS encoding biotin--[acetyl-CoA-carboxylase] ligase, coding for MALPFEIIIWRMQEFHFDSVDSTNDAARRLIAEGRLCGRGHVLAREQTAGRGTHGRTWVSPRDAGIYLSVVYTQAGPASADLRGVTTAAGLACAEALRKITGLTAIRLRPINDLIVHCRKLGGILTECEIESGELKSLIVGVGINTRIADRPLPPGAMAPICLEECLGLGSVSEALTARIVNELIGTLQNSVAKELLGGGGPAERFPGVEGGLSAMSTGKNGPPRLVSPQK
- a CDS encoding YkgJ family cysteine cluster protein is translated as MPGSSAAVNQPSPRGPWYQRGLRFTCTQCGNCCTGAPGWVFLNQEEIEKIAAFLGRPGQGLGPEHLRRVGRRFSLTEDKKNGDCCFLKTVGGKRICSIYPVRPLQCRTWPFWDSNLHSPGDWAEAAEGCPGMNQGSHYEYVQIEVRRTAQQWEDVST